From Leptospira yasudae:
TTTTACAATTTACGAACAAAGAAACGGCGGGAGTAAACCGAAAATGCGGACCTCCGTTGAAGGAAAGCAGCTCCTTTCCGTAAATGGAAAACGTCGCGGACATCACCTGATTCCCCGCTTTCGCTACGCCGGAAACTTTTGCATCGGGAAAAGAAGAAGTATATAGTTCGGTCGCTTCTCCTAAGTTATTGTTGAACATCAAAAAGGGGGATATCTTCTGCATAAAAACCTCTGTTTATACTAATTCCGTTCTTTCAAAGATCTTTGCACCGGCCCAACTACAGGGTAAAGCGATCGCGATGATCCCGAGCGAATACCAAGCCGGCCCTGCGTCCCACATTACGATGGCGCCCGTGACGCTTACGATCACACCCAGAATTCCAAGCGCTAACGCGTGTTTCATCGGTTGATCGGGTGCGACTCTCGCCGTAACGTAACCGCTGAAAATTCCGAATACGATTCGATACGCGGTCGCAAGGGCGAACAAAGAGTCGGACATGATAACACCGAACGGCGGATAAACGCCCGTCTGGTGCAGAATTACGTCCGCTGCGGTCGATAAGATAAAGATCGTGAGAAATCCAGCGAACACGGCCCAGACGCTTTTGAGAAATTTGCGATTCATCGTGGTTCTTCCTTTAACATGAGTTATACGAGCGTTGCGAGCAGGGTTTCGAGTTTGTCATAGCTTGCTCCGAGTCCGTCTTCCATCGGTGAAAGAATAACGCTTTCTCTCGCTTCTTTGGATTCGTAAAGAACGTTTATGGAAAGCAATGTCGTTTTAGAATCGATCTCCGTTAAGACGGACGTATCGATCGCTTCTCCCGCATACCAGGATTCGTCGAAAACTTCCGTGGCGACGAGTCGTTCGGGCGCTGCGATTTCCAAATAGACGCCGCCCATTCCCATATCTCTTCCGCCTTCGTTGCGCCAGACGTAACGATACTTGCCGCCGACTTTAAGATCGACGTCGCAAACGATCAAAGTCCAACCGGGCGGACCTTCGAACCAGCGTTTGAGTAATTCCGGTTTGGTCATCGCATCGAAGACCAACGGCCGCGGCGCGTTGAATGTGCGTGTGATGAGAATCTCTCGTTCTCCTTGCGCGATTACTTTCAGTTTTTTCGTATTCTCCATAGGAGTTCTCCTTAAACGGATCTCGTTCCGCTTTCTTTTTCTTTCTTCCCGACTTTCAGTTCGTCCAAGAGCGCGTCGAGTTTGTCAAAACGCTCTTCCCAAAGCTGGCGGTATTTTTCCAGCCAATCGCTCGCTTCCGCCAACGGCTGAGCCTCGATTTGTCTCGGTCTTTTTTGCGCGTCTTTTGCACGCGTAATCAATCCGGCTTTTTCCAACACTTTGAGATGTTTGGAAATCGCCGGTTGGCTCATGGCAAAGGGCTTTACCAATTCCATTACGGAAGCTTCTCCCTCCGCTAAACGCGCCAGAATCGCCCGTCTGGTTGGATCTGCTAACGCCGCGAACGTCGCATCCAAACGTTCCGACGCACTCATTGGGATGCTC
This genomic window contains:
- a CDS encoding SRPBCC family protein, with product MENTKKLKVIAQGEREILITRTFNAPRPLVFDAMTKPELLKRWFEGPPGWTLIVCDVDLKVGGKYRYVWRNEGGRDMGMGGVYLEIAAPERLVATEVFDESWYAGEAIDTSVLTEIDSKTTLLSINVLYESKEARESVILSPMEDGLGASYDKLETLLATLV
- a CDS encoding ArsR/SmtB family transcription factor, yielding MSASERLDATFAALADPTRRAILARLAEGEASVMELVKPFAMSQPAISKHLKVLEKAGLITRAKDAQKRPRQIEAQPLAEASDWLEKYRQLWEERFDKLDALLDELKVGKKEKESGTRSV